Genomic DNA from Anabaena cylindrica PCC 7122:
TCCTGATGATTTGATTGATGCGGTTAATTTAGCCATTTTCTTGCGTCGTCCCCTGCTATTAGAAGGAGAAGTCGGTTGTGGAAAAACTCGATTAGCGATCGCTATCGCTTATGAATTAGGATTACCCTTTTATCGTTGGGATATTCGCTCAACTACTAAAGCACAAGAAGGGTTATATGAATATGATGCCATTCTCAGACTTCATGACGTTCAAACTCAAAAGTTAGACACAAGCAATCAAAATCAAGTTAAAGAAAACAATCAGAGAAATCCCAGTAATCCGCAAGATTATCGCACTTTTGGAGCTATTGGTAAAGCTTTTATATCTAAAAAACCTGCGGTGGTATTAATTGACGAAATTGATAAAGCAGATATTGATTTTCCTAATGATTTATTAACTGTTTTAGATGAACCTTGGGAGTTTAAAATTAGAGAAACAGGAGAAACAATTAAAGCTAATCCTGATTATCAACCAATTGTAATTATTACCAGTAATAAAGAAAAAGGAAATTTACCTGCTCCTTTTTTGCGTCGTTGTATCTATTATTACGTTAAATTTCCCAGTGACCCTGGTGAACTTCAAAAAATTGTTGATCTTCA
This window encodes:
- a CDS encoding AAA family ATPase, encoding MTYQFENNPQKRPSAPHPDSPTKAEPYIAPDDLIDAVNLAIFLRRPLLLEGEVGCGKTRLAIAIAYELGLPFYRWDIRSTTKAQEGLYEYDAILRLHDVQTQKLDTSNQNQVKENNQRNPSNPQDYRTFGAIGKAFISKKPAVVLIDEIDKADIDFPNDLLTVLDEPWEFKIRETGETIKANPDYQPIVIITSNKEKGNLPAPFLRRCIYYYVKFPSDPGELQKIVDLHYQYKQKQETEKKLNPSNELVQAAAKLFLKIREDKGLFKIPGTSEFLDWIDALYRCQSKQNPQPPYPADELEGGKLIPYRELIFKIRQDWQKNTSFSQSSLE